The following nucleotide sequence is from Oncorhynchus clarkii lewisi isolate Uvic-CL-2024 chromosome 6, UVic_Ocla_1.0, whole genome shotgun sequence.
acatttcaggcttcaaacataaagatataaaactgtatttttttgtgaagaatcaacaacaagtgggacacaatcatgaagtggaacgacatttattggatatttcaaacttttttaacaaatcaaaaactgaaaaattgggcgtgcaaaattattcagcccccttaagttaatactttgtagcgccaccttttgctgcgattacagctgtaagtcgcttggggtatgtctatcagttttgcacatcgagagactgaaatgttttcccattcctccttgcaaaacagctcgagctcagtgaggttggatggagagcatttgtgaacagcagtttttagttctttccacagattctcgattggattcaggtctggactttgacttggccattctaacacctggatatgtttatttttgaaccattccattgtagattttgctttatgttttggatcattgtcttgttggaagacaaatctccgtcccagtctcaggtcttttgcagactccatcaggttttcttccagaatggtcctgtatttggctccatccatcttcccatcaatttgaaccatcttccctgtccctgctgaagaaaagcaggcccaaaccatgatgctgccaccaccatgtttgacagtggggatggtgtgttcagctgtgttgcttttacgccaaacataaccttttgcattgttgccaaaaagttcaattttggtttcatctgaccagagcaccttcttccacatgtttggtgtgtctaccaggtggcttgtggcaaactttaaacgacactttttatggatatctttaagaaatggctttcttcttgccactcttccataaaggccagatttgtgcaatatacgactgattgttgtcctatggacagagtctcccacctcagctgtagatctctgcagttcatccagagtgatcatgggcctcttggctgcatctctgatcagtcttctccttgtatgagctgaaagtttagagggacggccaggtcttggtagatttgcagtggtctgatactccttccatttcaatattatcgcttgcacagtgctccttgggatgtttaaagcttgggaaatctttttgtatccaaatctggctttaaacttcttcacaacagtatctcagacctgcctggtgtgttccttgttcttcatgatgctctctgcgcttttaacggacctctgagactatcacagtgcaggtgcatttatacggagacttgattacacacaggtggattgtatttatcatcattagtcatttaggtcaacattggatcattcagagatcctcactgaacttctggagagagtttgctgcactgaaagtaaaggggctgaataattttgcacgcccaatttttccgtttttgatttgttaaaaaagtttgaaatatccaataaatgtcgttccacttcatgattgtgtcccacttgttgttgattcttcacaaaaaaatacagttttatatctttatgtttgaagcctgaaatgtggcaaaaggtcgcaaagttcaagggggccgaatactttcgcaaggcactgtatgtggaaaGATGCATCAAATTATTTCCTGGTTGACTATACTGCATGTCTAGACTGTATTTAAGGTAAATATTGATTATTAATATTGATTATATTATTTAACTATATTTGTAATTAGTGTCTGGCACAAGGAAGGTGTTATCCTTGGCTATGCTATAAGAAATAGTACAATATGTCAAAgaaaggttttaaaaaatgtcTCAAGACTCATTTCTGCTTCATCTCTTGTAAGTGTCCCATTTTATTCTGCTCATTCTATTGTTATTATGCCCATACTGCTATTTCTATGTTATTAGTTATTTTTGCAGGACAtacaatttatttatttctcaTCACACATGATTTTATCAGTCATGGCATATAATTCTTGAAGTTACTAAATGCCAGTTAGCTAAATGTGAATGAGAGAGTGAATTGAGAGGGTAAGACTGAAGACATACAGTATGACCATACAGTTATCCCATTTATGAACTGAAAGATTTCTGACACTTGAGAAGGTTGAAATACATTCAAGAGTGTGTGTCTCATATTGGCAATATCGTTATCTAGTTTACTGGTTTTGTTAACTGATGCCTCTTTGTCCAAAAAAGTTGAACTGAAATGCTTTATGTATCTACCTGTATTTCCATTAAAAGGTCTAAATTATAGCTGTTTCTTTGATTGCTATGTTGGGTTCAGAATATCaggcacacaaaaaaacatacacttatttttccaacagtttatTGTTGACACTATTTCACATATGGTTCATCCAAAGTAGTAGTATCGATGATGGGAAAAGCATGTATTAGGACCTGATGCCACCTGCTGGTTTCTGTGTGTCGTTTTCCTTCTCACATTTACTGCTGAAATAACAAACAAATATCCTATACACTAAGAAGACAAAACCCTGTTAAAGCCAACAAGACATGTTacgtttcttcacaaaacaaaAAGGGGTGTGCCACCCATACTTGCCAAGTGAACATTACACACATTACTGGAGAAACCAACTCAATTGACGTATGTCAAATGTATTGTGGAACTTGAAGTATATGACTTGACAATGAACGACATGAAAATCCCTTCAAATACATATTTAAGCATATTTTCCCATTAAATTGTCACCAAATTAGCTCTTAAAATAGTTCAGTTTTCACACTCTAAGAAGCTGTTATGAGGACACTCAGAACTTTAACCAAAACACTTCAGAATATTGGTGAATCAGGTCATTTTCTGTCTACTCTAAAATATTACTTAGGGTTCTGGACTTATTTTAGCAGCTTACAGTAGCTTATGTGTCATCACCTGCATAAACCCAAAGAGAATGTACAGTACAGGTATCACACAACATACAGAGTACCAAAGTTATTAATCTGCCTGCTTAAGCTTCTCTTGAGAAAAAATGTCTCCCTCATAATCACAGATCCTATATGCCTATGATATtaagccatttaaaaaaaaaaaattcatgtGAATTCAGGAGTAGGTGTCCATATATCTGCATGTGACACCAAAAAACCTCTCTACATCATGTGAGCGAGTGAACGTATCCATCGGTTTGGTGAGGTGGAAAATATCTACAGTAAGTAAGAGTGCAATAAAATTCCCTTCAGCCAGGTCAGGTCCCTAACATTAGTCCTCCCAGCCACCATGGGGCTACACATCAGTGCTGACACCGTGGCTGTGAGTGACCACCTCCCTCATGGTGACAGAGCGGAGGTTGAGCTTGTGGTTGAAGCTGGCCAGGTCCATTGGCAGGTCCAGCTCCTGCTGCTGCACAGTCCTGTAGCTGATGCGGCCGCCACCGTTATGCAGTCTCTCAGAGGAGTGCTGCAGGTAGAAGGGCAAGGAGTAGCGAGTGCAGGATGGGCAAAACCTATGGGAGTGTGTCATTGGTTTGCGGATCAGGGAAGGAGTGTAGACAAAGGCGGGCCCGTTGGGCTCAGAGGGGGGCGTGGTCATCATGTCCTGGTCATCAGCCGTGTGCACtggtgtggggagagaggacatGATGGTGAGGTCCGGTtgctcctcctccatctctggcTCCTCCCTCTTACAGCAATAATACTGCCAATGGAGCAGAGAGAAACATGTGACAGAGTGATCAAGCTGGTCACCGTAAAACCTTATGCACTCATCACAGCTAAGGTAGAAAAAACATGGCTACTTCACAAAATCGAATTCTTCAAGGCAAGACTTTAGCCTACCTGCAACCTACAGTAGCACAGTACTGCAACGATAGTCAGTAAGATGACTGTAGCTAGAATTCCACCACAGATAACCACTGTCCCGGCTGACATTCGAAGTCCTCTCCATCAACACTCTACAGAGAGAAAAGAATAGAAGGAGAAAAAGGGGGACAGATTGAAGGGGGGAGTAGTGCTTAAACTTAGATAATCTCTCTCTGTTATATAGATTTGTATCCTTGACAACAGCCCTCATAGGGAATTTAATGTTGCTGCTTTTAGTGATCACTTCCACTCTTTGAAACAAAGGCATAGTGCAGTAATTGCAAATTCCTTCAAATCATCAGGTTATTTCACGAAAATATGTACATTAGAGGGAAATTGAAAAGCCATCGATTTACTTGTTTTGGAGAGAAAATTCAAGCTCAAGTAAAATGAATTTCAAAAGAATCTACTGGTCTATGCAGTGACATGGTAAAAGAGACAAATGAACTGCAGAGGACATGGACACATTGTATGGTTTTTAAATCAAAAGCTTCCTAATAGGTTGAGTCCATCTTAGTTTGCTTTCCTTCTTGTTGAGACTGTTTGGTACTGTAGGAAAGGTCCCAGGAACGTGTCATTCAGTGTAGGACCATACTGGAATAATGCATGGGAGTTACACAGCAGACATGACATCAAACCCAGAAATAGTCTCAACACTAAGGCAGAGACAGACTTCCAGTGAATTTCAAGTAGATACAGTGGAAagtaaaagtatgtgaacccttatgaaatacctggatttctgcataaattggtcataaaatttgatctgaacttcatctaggtcacaacaatagacaaacagtctgcttaaaataataacacacacaaaacattcattttcatgtctttattgaacacaccatgtaaacattcacagtgcagggtggaaaaaagtatgtgaacccttggatttaataactggttgaccctctggcagcaataacctcaaacaaacgttttctgtagttgcggatcaggcCTACAGTACACAACGGtctggaggaattttggaccattcctctttacaaaactgtttcagttcagcaatattgttgggatgtctggtgtgaacaactctcttgaggtcatgccacagcttctcaatcgggttgaggtcaggactctgactgggccactccagaaggtgtattttcttctgttgaagccattgtgttgttgatttacttctgtgttttgggtcgttgtcctgttgcatcacacagcttctgttgagcttcaattggcagatagatagcctaacattctccagcaaaagtcttgataaacttgggattTCAGTTTTCCATCACTGATAGCAAGCTGtgcaggccctgaggcagcaaaacagccccaaaccgtgatgctgtcacgtcctgaccatagagagctttttattctctatgttggttaggtcgggtatgactagggtgggtcatctaggtaattatatttctatgttggccaggtatggttcctATCAGAGGCCgctgtttgtcgttgtctctgattggggatcatatttaggcagccatttcccctgtGTGTTTTGTGGTATCTTGACTTTGTAGGGTTTCATGCTTCGGTTTGTGCATTTATTGCTTTCTTTGAGTTTCACTTCATAATAAAGAGGATGGaaccataccacgctgcatcttggtccactcattCTAACGAACGTGACATAACCTTAGGTCTTCTGaaatctcttttgttcgaggcatggttcacatcaggtaaTGCTTCTAGTAAATAGCAAAcaaacattttgtgagtgttttttagaGGGCAGGGCAGCTAAAACcgacatctccaatctcgtctcattgattggactccacgttggctgactcctgactccaattagcttttggagaagtcattagcctaggggttcacatactttttccaacctacactgaatgtttaaatgatatattcaatataaaaaatataattgtgtgtgttattagttgaaGCACACTGTGAATAATATTGCAGAATATATCATCAGACCAAAGTAGATACATATTATTGATGCTGTAGACGTCCACTAAATAAGGCAGGAAGTAACCAGGTGTCTGGAATGTTCTATTAAAAGTCCCATGCTCCCGCAAAGGCTAATGGAATTGTCCATTCCAAAGCAGTTAGAAGTGATGTGTGATAGGTTTGATAGTCACATCTGAATGGCTATGAAAGACTAGCTTGCATGAAGAGCTGCGCAATTTCTCACAATGACCCCCCAGATACGGTATTCTGTAACAGCAAAATGTCTAACTGAGCTGAAGCTATCTTGTGGCAGAAAGGGAAAATGGAGGTCACCACAAACACTCAGACCATTACTTATCCTGTTCTTATCCTTATCCTGTAGCTGCCACgcacagggaggacaggagaagtaATGGTCGGAGTGTTTGTGGTGGCCTCCATTTTCCTTTTCTGCCACAAGATAGCTTCAGCTCAACATATTGCATTCTGTTCCCATGACGACCTGGTCTGGTATCAGTGTCCCTGCAGGAAGGGAGTCATTTACACCGACTGCTGTGATTCACCATAGTACACAAATCACTGGCCATCCACATGCAGCCAGGATTTAAAAGTTCATCATGATCCATATTGCAGTACACACACAACTACTTTCAGCTGGGGTTACAACTCTCCATGGCAGGCTGTCCTCTAGATCTACataatgatcaaatcaaatcacattttattagtcacatgcgccgaatacaacaggtgtagaccttacagtgaaatgcttacttacgagcccctaaccgagaGTGCAGTTTataaaaatatggataagaataagagataaaagtaacaagtaattaaagaggagcagtagaaaataacaatatatacaggggggtgccggtacagagtcaatgtgcaggggcaccggttagttgaggtagtatgtacatgtaggtagagttaattaaagtgactatgcatagataacaacagagagtggcagtggtgtggagagggggggggggggggggggggggggatgtgaatagtctgggtagccatttgactagatgttcagtagtcttatggcttgggggtagaagctgtttagaagcctcttggacctagacttggcactccggtaccgcttgccatgtggtagcagagagaacagtctatgactagagtggctggagtctttggcaattttcagggccttcctctgacaccaccttgtatagaggtcctggatggcaggaagcttggccccagtgatgtactgggccgttcacactaccctctgtagtgccttgcagtcggaggctgatttgttgccataccaggcagtgatgcaaccagtatgctcttgatggtgtagctgtagaaccttttaaggatctgaggacccatgccaaatcttttcagtctcctgagggagaataggtaTTTTCGTGtccgcttcacgactgtcatggtgtgcttggaccatgttagtttgttggtgatgtgaacaccaaggaacttcaagctctcaatctgctccactgcagccccgtcgatgagaatgggggtgtgctcagtcctccttttcctgtagtccacaatcacttcctttgtcttgatcatgttgagggaaaggttgttgtcttggcaccacatggccaggtctctgacctcctccctatagggtgtcttgttgttgtcagtgatcaggctgttgtgtcatcggcaaatttaatgatggtgttggagtcgtgcctggccgtgcagtcattagtgaacagggagtactggagggggATGAGCACGCACcccagcatggcagatgtgttgttacctacccttaccatctgggggtggcccgttaggaagtccaggatccagttgcagagggaggtgtttagtcccagggtccttagcttattgatgagctttgaggacactatggtgttgaacgctgagctgtagtcaatgaatagcattctcacattggtgtaCCTTCCACCTTACTAGTTTATTTTGTATCTATTAAAAAATAAATTGATTATCACTTTGGTTACATTACACACaggcacaggcagacagacagacagacagacagacagacagacagacagacagacagacagacagacagacagacagacagacagacagaccatgatGCATCCTAAACAAGAAGTGCAAAGGATATTCTATTGACTATCGTTAGACTATAGCATTAGAGTACTGGCTCTCAGGTTAAAATCTATCTCTCAGAGAACAATGTCTGACATAACCTCTTGAGGCTCTAAAGGCATTGGGCCAACTCTCAAAGTCAATGGACAGGCCATTAGACGTGGTATTCTATCATCAACAAACCATGAAAGTTTCCCTAG
It contains:
- the LOC139411955 gene encoding protein FAM163B-like, with the protein product MSAGTVVICGGILATVILLTIVAVLCYCRLQYYCCKREEPEMEEEQPDLTIMSSLPTPVHTADDQDMMTTPPSEPNGPAFVYTPSLIRKPMTHSHRFCPSCTRYSLPFYLQHSSERLHNGGGRISYRTVQQQELDLPMDLASFNHKLNLRSVTMREVVTHSHGVSTDV